The Chamaesiphon minutus PCC 6605 DNA window TTATTTGTGCTGCAATCCACTCAGCATTTACCTGTTTTTGGGGGCAAATAGCCGTATGAAACCACCCGCCATCCGCAGCGCAGATGACTAATTCCCAGAGGGTTTCACCGCGATCGTTTTGTTGAGGACGACTGGAGATATCTGCTTGCCACAGCATAATTGTCATAATTTATAGTTAACGGCCACTCTGCCACTACTAGAAATGTTAGGCGATCCATTGCAATAAAGATACGATCGGATTGCTGTAGCATAAAGCCTCAGTGAGGAGTATACTCTTTATCGGGAATTGCCTTCGCCTGTCATCGAACCTCAAGAGCCGCAGTCAGAAAGCTTTATCACTGTTGAGAATTTATACGGATTAAGCACCGATCGCTAGCATATTGGTAAAGGGTGGCATCAATCTGAGACTGCATGGGAATATTTATGATTGGGATGAACTGGATGGTTGAAAAAATTGTATTACTAAGTAGTGTAATGGCGGCTTCATGGTTGGTTGCTAAGTCGGCACAAGCTCAAATAATTGGCTGTCCAGAGGGCTATTATGGGATCGGTGGCGGCAATGCTGGTTGGATTGGTTGTGCGCCATATGATACTCGCAGCGAATATCCGACGGCACCCGATCGAAAACCAGAACCCGAACGACCGAGAGTGCCGACGATGTATGCCAACAGTTATATCGCAGTTGCATGGCATCCTAAAGCCACTGATGTGTGGGCAACATGGAATCAGCGAACTGCCGAAAAATCTCAGCAAGTTGCTTTGGCTGCCTGTACGCAAATAATGGGAGCGGGTTGTACGATCGCGGTGAGTGGCTATAATGGGTCGGTGGCAATTGCTAGGGATAAAAGCAATCTAGTCTGGTATGGTTGGGGAAATAAGCCAGATAATGCTCGCGAGATTGTGCTAAAAGACTGTAAGGATAAGAATAAAGACTGTAAAATCGTGCATGTATTTACTGCCGAACCGTTACTTCAGCCTGCTAACTTTACGCCGACCCAGCAAAAATTTCTGGAAACCAATCCAGCATTTGACTTCTCCAAAAATTATTTTCCTGGTAATCCAGTAGTGTCTAAAGCACCACCCCAACCAGTTGGCAACTATGAGATCGCAGTGAATGGGCATCAGGTGACAATGAACCAGCAGTTGGCCAATATTTCGATCGCCAGTGCCCTAGAACGCAAGCAAAGCCTTGAGCGGCAGTTTGCCAACGATCCGCGCTACGCACTAATGAAGGCTGGATATTGGGAATTAACGCCAAGAGCGGCGGGGCTGGCGACTGGTGACGGTTGTTCGGCAACTTTTGCAACGCTAAATGGTGCCGTGGCTGTTGCAGGCCCAAATGGACAGTATCGGAATGCCGCCATCACATTTTTTGGCGGGAATATCCCCGTTCCTAAGAATGGCCAGATGAAAAAGGTCACACTCGCACAAACAGGTGGTAAGCCACCTGCTACGGTTGAGGCTTATCATTTTCCGATGGCTAATGGCAAACTGGGTGCGGTTACTTTTGTCGTCCCTGATGCCTCAGCCCTGGTTAATAATATGTTCGACGAGCATCGCTTTGCCGTCTCACTCGGTACAAAACAAGCACTTGACATTACATGGCGCGGCGGACACAGTATCCGAGATCGACTCACTAAGTGTCTGAAGGGTACCGGAAATCCATATTAAACAACGATCGCGTGCAGATCGAGTTTATCAACTTGCTCGATCGACGATAAACTAAACATTGTTTAGCAGCTCTACACCAAGCATGGAAATTACCTGGCGATCGGTCAAAACATACACTGATATTCTTTATCATAAAGCCGATGGCATTGCTAAAGTTACCATCAATCGCCCGGAAAAGCGCAATGCTTTCCGTCCACAGACCGTATTTGAAATGTATGATGCTTTTTGCGATGCGCGGGAAGATACTAGCATTGGCGTGGTGTTACTGACAGGTGCTGGGCCGCATACCGATGGTAAATATGCCTTTTGTTCCGGCGGCGATCAATCGGTGCGCGGGCATGGGGGTTATCAGGGCGCAGACGGAATTCCGCGCCTAAATGTGTTGGATCTCCAACGCTTGATTCGATCGATGCCCAAGGCGGTAATTGCGATGGTTGCAGGGTACGCGATCGGGGGCGGTCACGTTTTACACTTAATTTGCGATTTGACTATTGCTGCTGACAATGCGATCTTCGGCCAAACGGGGCCAAAAGTTGGTAGTTTCGATGGTGGTTTTGGGGCGAGTTATTTGGCACGGATTGTCGGCCAAAAGAAGGCGCGCGAAATCTGGTATCTGTGCCGTCAATACGACGCGCAGGCAGCTTTGGATATGGGTTTGGTTAATACTGTGGTACCGATCGACAGACTCGAAGCCGAAGGGGTAGAATGGGCGCAGGAAATTTTAGCCAAAAGCCCGATCGCGATTCGCTGTCTCAAAGCCGCGCTCAATGCCGATTGCGATGGACAAGCAGGCTTACAGGAATTGGCTGGTAATGCCACGTTACTCTATTACATGACAGAAGAAGGTGCAGAAGGCAAACAAGCCTTTTTAGAAAAACGTCAGCCTAATTTTCGTCAATATCCCTGGTTGCCATAGATATTAATAGTAGTCGAGAATAGAAACCCGATAATTTTGCCTTCGATTTGGATATTTTAAAATCAAGATTCATAACTTTAAAATATCCATCGATAATCGATCGATACCTAATTACTTAGCTGGAGATTGTTCGCCCGATCGCATTTTCTGCAATCTCAACTCTTGCTCGGCAACCTGCTTTTTGAGTAATTCCAGTTGGGTTTGAGTTGCCTGTCTTTGTGACTCTAATAACTGAGTTTCCGATTTTAATTTAGCCATCCGCGCATTATGATCGTCGGTGCGCCCTGGCTGGTAGGTAATCCCTAAGTATAATGTGATATTTCGACCGTCATAAGTATTGAGCGCGCCCCCAAAGTTTAGGCCAAAGTCATTTTCAGTATTGATCGGATTTTGGATGACAGGACTCAAGGGAATATTGGGATAGATATTGTTAACCTGCTGAGAATTAGTTTGACCGCTATTGCTGAGATTATTATTTTGATTATTCTGGTTATTAGTGTTGCCATTAGAGTTATCGCCGACGAAGGAATCTTGTACAGAATTAGCAGTCTGGGCCTGAGCGATATTCGCGCCTACTAATAACCAAGAGATAATTAAGGCGGTTGTAGCTAGATATTTGTTCATCGCGATCGACTCTATAAAGTAAGTTTGCAGGAATACACCCAATCTTAAGTTACACACAAATACTCAGAAAATTGACACCTGTTAAACTAATCTTACATTTAGCACTACTTCGTGAGCTTGAAGTATGGACAAGGAAGATTTTTGGCGTTATCGCTCTGGGATACGACTTGTCGCCAGAATTTAGAGTAGATAATGTCTTGACGCGCTCGATCTGGAGGGAACATCCAGATCGAGCGTCACTTCATGAATTGCCCATACTCTAAATTTTGGCGACGGTGGCTAAATTAGCCGATAACTTTTTCGATGCGGGGGATTGCCAATTGATGCCGATGCAATAACAGCAAAGATTGAATCAAATCGGGGCCGTGAACCTCGCCTGTAAGGGCAGCGCGGAGACTTTGCATCACTACGCCTTTTTTGACATTTTGCTCTTTTGTCACTTGTTTCATCAGCTCCTGAGCCTCGCTCTCGCTCAGATCGGGTTTAGTTTCAAGCGTTGTCACCAGAGTGGTTAATACTTCCTTGGCACCTGGTTGGGCAACTTTGGCAGTGGCTTCTTCATTGAGTATTACGCTATCGGTAAAGAACGTCCGACTAATTTCGACACATTCATCTAGACGTGCCAGACTAGCACCAATTAAACTAGTAAGCTGTAGCAACCAAGCTCGATCGGCATCGGGATCGAATTTAAAACCCGCAGCTTGCCAATACGGGATTAATTCTGGCAATAATTGCTCGGCTGGCATCGCGTGGATGTATTGGCTATTAATCCAGTTGAGTTTATCCCAATCAAATTTGCCTCCAGCTTTATTCACTCGATCGAAATCAAACTGTTTAGCTGCTTCATCTAGGGTAAATAACTCCTGAGCATCGGGAGCCGACCAACCCAACAGCGTCATATAATTGACTAATGCTGGGGCGATATAACCCATTTTCTTGAAATCGTCGATCGAGGTTACACCATCGCGCTTGGAGAGTTTCTTGCCTTCCGCGCTCAAAATCAACGGCGTATGTGCAAATTCTGGTACCTTTACCCCCAAACCTTCATACAGTAGGATCTGTTTGGCAGTATTGGCAATATGATCCTCACCGCGAATGACGTGGGTAATTTGCATGTCGATATCATCGACAACGACGGCGAGATTATACAGCGGTTGACCGAGTTCGTGTTCGTCAGCAGCGCGGGAAATGACCATATCTCCTCCCAAGTCACTACCTTTCCACGTTACTGTATCTCGAACTAAATCTACCCAGCTAATTTCGCGATCGTCATCAATTTTAAATCTAATTACCGGACGCCGACCTTCGGCAATAAAGGCGGCTTCCTGCTCTGGTGTGAGATTGCGGTGGCGGTTATCGTAGCGCGGAGCTTGGTTATTGGCTTCTTGAGAAGCTCGCAACTCGTCGAGTTCTTCGGTGGTAGTGTAGCACCGATAAGCACTACCATTATCTAATAAAGTTTGAATCGATTGGCGATACAAATCCAAGCGTTGGGATTGAAATAATGGCCCTTCATCCCAATTTAAACCCAACCATTTCAAACCGTCGAGGATATTTTGGGTGTATTCTGGTTTGGAACGTTCTACATCGGTATCTTCAACCCGAAGGATAAATTTACCGTCATGATGATGCGCGAATAACCAATTGAAAACAGCGGTACGAGCGGTACCGATATGTAAGTTACCAGTAGGACTAGGAGCGATGCGAACTCTGACTGTCACGGCGAATATATTTTAGCGGTTCATCTTTGATTGTAAATGGTTCCGCCTGCCACAACAGAGAAAATTGCACTGTCGATCGACAGCACAAAATTGATGAGAATTAATACGATCGCTTAAATGTCTCTTGTTGCAGATAAATCACCCGGGGAGTTAGCGGCGGTAATCTGTCAAAAGCATTAAAATCTACTTCATAATTAAAATTACGAATTGGCACATTATAATACCCAGCACCACCACCTGCTTGATACGCACCACTAAACTCTTGAGGCGATCCCAAGCTCACAAATGAGCCAGAGTAATTAAAATTTTGACCGCCCCAATTTTCAACCATGCGCATATAATTGTTTAGACCACCACTGTAGGATGGGGGACCCGCCAGTGAACTGGTGCCAGTACTATTACCAACACTTGTATCTGTATAAGATAGGAAAGCTGCATTGACGCTAGTGGGTGTGGCAGCATTTTGTCCGGTAGTAATCCCACAATTTATCATTGCAGTATTACCATCAATGCATTGATTTGAGAGCACCGTAATCGTATCGCCAATCAGAGCTGCGGGATGTTTGGCGGCATTGGTAGCAAAATTATTATAGTCGCCTTGGACGTACAAGCCGCGATCGGTCACTACGGTCATCGGCCCAGGCAGATTAGATCCCCCACTAAAGGCAAAGCCATAGGAGCTTCTCCTTTTGCCTTCAGTGTAGTTCCGTAGATTGTCTGCGGTATCGACTGTCAAATCTGGACTACCATCGCCATCGAGGTCGTCGCTGACGGTAGCATGATAGACTAATCCGCCTTCAGTTGTATCGGACGCCGCCAATCCTAGCTTTTGAAAACTACCAGTAGCGGCTGTCGCGTTGGCCGTAGCGCGAATGAATAATAAATTATTGGTATCGGATGTCGAACCATTATTACCGCCATTAAAAGCGGCTGTGGTTTGGGCGGCAGTTGCGCCATCATTCGTGGTAATGTCATTATCGCGATCGACATACACACCATCGCGATTCCACATCGTCAGACTGGCAATATTGCTCTGTAACATCCCAATCCACCGATTTTCGCGGCGATCGAAATAACTCGACTGCCAAGTATAATTGCTATTTGCCCCACCACTACCCGTTAGTACCTGAATGGGTGCTGGTAAGAAACAACCACCTACCGCACCAGCCAACTGTGCGGGTGACTGAGCTGTATTTAAGGTTGATTCTAAACTAGTTGCGATACTACTAATACTCGCATTAGCCGGATCGCTCAACGGTAAATTAAGCTGGTTTAGCGGTATTGGCGTATTTTGGGCAGCAATAGCAACTTGGAGCGCACGCAATACCCTCCGTTGGCTCAATAAACTGGAATCGTGATTGACGGCTACAGTCGGACACAAGCGATCGCGCTCTTCAGTAGTGACTACTTTACTCATCACTGGCTGCATCAGACTGCGGAGTTGACCCTCATTGAGTCTAGTACACTTAAGGCTCGTACCTTGCCGCCCCGTAGAAATGTCAAATCCGGTACAACTGCCACCACTACCGCCATCTTTGATTGACGTAAAATTAAATGGCACATTACCCGCAGCGCGTTTGGGTACCATTTCTAGCCGCAAATCTGCTTTACCATAATATTCCCCAATATTCCCGTCTGCATCGCGCTTACGCAAGAAACCAGGCTGGGGAACTTGGAGTACGGTTGCACCTGCGGCTCCATCGAGAACTCTGCGTTGAAACCCAGCTATTTCTGTAGAATCGAGGGGGGTGAAGCGAGCTGCATCATAATCGGGAAACTTTTTATATACGTTGGTTGGATCTCCAGGGTTATTAGGATTTCCAGTCAACAGCACTTGAGTATCGCCATACCGATTGATAGTAATTGCATCGACTCGATTATAAATACTGTTAGCGGCTGTGACTTGGCCGAGCAAACGTGTCGTCGCGGTACCAAATGGAGTCGGTTGGATATATAGATTGGCATTGGTATGAACGCGACCATTAATATCCATTTGGGACGTGGAGTTCATCTCCAAGTCCCCGTTATAAAAAGCTGCAAACTGAAATAGCGGAATGTTGCGACTCTTAAAGGTCATTTCGAGAACTGTCATTGCCCTGGCATCCAAATCTTGCGCCTGCCTACTCGTCGCCATGCTATAGATGGTATAGCGATATTCTTGAGCATTTAAGCCTGCATAAATTTGTCCGGCAGGAATCACCTGTACTTGGGGAATCCTGCGGACGGGATCGATGTAAATCGTGCGATCGCTAACAAAACTGTAAGCCGTATAATTGACATTATTAGCGAAATCAGAAGCTGATAAAGTACCATCAGCTTGCCTGCCGACATTAGTTCCAATTGCATGTTTGTAGTTTAGATCTACTTTCTGACAGGCAAAGTCACCACTTCCATCATTGGTCAGATCGCTATCGAGACAAAAAGACATATTATTGGGGCCAGCGATCGATCCAGATACAGCACCTGGACTAACGCCACTAGGCGTCACATAATCGATAAACTTTTGGCGAACCGCATCCGATCTTTGATTGAGTCCAGACTCGGCAGCATAAAAGGTACTATTAGCCTCTG harbors:
- a CDS encoding DUF4189 domain-containing protein, producing MGIFMIGMNWMVEKIVLLSSVMAASWLVAKSAQAQIIGCPEGYYGIGGGNAGWIGCAPYDTRSEYPTAPDRKPEPERPRVPTMYANSYIAVAWHPKATDVWATWNQRTAEKSQQVALAACTQIMGAGCTIAVSGYNGSVAIARDKSNLVWYGWGNKPDNAREIVLKDCKDKNKDCKIVHVFTAEPLLQPANFTPTQQKFLETNPAFDFSKNYFPGNPVVSKAPPQPVGNYEIAVNGHQVTMNQQLANISIASALERKQSLERQFANDPRYALMKAGYWELTPRAAGLATGDGCSATFATLNGAVAVAGPNGQYRNAAITFFGGNIPVPKNGQMKKVTLAQTGGKPPATVEAYHFPMANGKLGAVTFVVPDASALVNNMFDEHRFAVSLGTKQALDITWRGGHSIRDRLTKCLKGTGNPY
- the menB gene encoding 1,4-dihydroxy-2-naphthoyl-CoA synthase, whose translation is MEITWRSVKTYTDILYHKADGIAKVTINRPEKRNAFRPQTVFEMYDAFCDAREDTSIGVVLLTGAGPHTDGKYAFCSGGDQSVRGHGGYQGADGIPRLNVLDLQRLIRSMPKAVIAMVAGYAIGGGHVLHLICDLTIAADNAIFGQTGPKVGSFDGGFGASYLARIVGQKKAREIWYLCRQYDAQAALDMGLVNTVVPIDRLEAEGVEWAQEILAKSPIAIRCLKAALNADCDGQAGLQELAGNATLLYYMTEEGAEGKQAFLEKRQPNFRQYPWLP
- the gltX gene encoding glutamate--tRNA ligase → MTVRVRIAPSPTGNLHIGTARTAVFNWLFAHHHDGKFILRVEDTDVERSKPEYTQNILDGLKWLGLNWDEGPLFQSQRLDLYRQSIQTLLDNGSAYRCYTTTEELDELRASQEANNQAPRYDNRHRNLTPEQEAAFIAEGRRPVIRFKIDDDREISWVDLVRDTVTWKGSDLGGDMVISRAADEHELGQPLYNLAVVVDDIDMQITHVIRGEDHIANTAKQILLYEGLGVKVPEFAHTPLILSAEGKKLSKRDGVTSIDDFKKMGYIAPALVNYMTLLGWSAPDAQELFTLDEAAKQFDFDRVNKAGGKFDWDKLNWINSQYIHAMPAEQLLPELIPYWQAAGFKFDPDADRAWLLQLTSLIGASLARLDECVEISRTFFTDSVILNEEATAKVAQPGAKEVLTTLVTTLETKPDLSESEAQELMKQVTKEQNVKKGVVMQSLRAALTGEVHGPDLIQSLLLLHRHQLAIPRIEKVIG